Proteins encoded in a region of the Odocoileus virginianus isolate 20LAN1187 ecotype Illinois chromosome 9, Ovbor_1.2, whole genome shotgun sequence genome:
- the BMI1 gene encoding polycomb complex protein BMI-1, giving the protein MHRTTRIKITELNPHLMCVLCGGYFIDATTIIECLHSFCKTCIVRYLETSKYCPICDVQVHKTRPLLNIRSDKTLQDIVYKLVPGLFKNEMKRRRDFYAAHPSADAANGSNEDRGEVADEDKRIITDDEIISLSIEFFDQNRLDRKINKDKEKSKEEVNDKRYLRCPAAMTVMHLRKFLRSKMDIPNTFQIDVMYEEEPLKDYYTLMDIAYIYTWRRNGPLPLKYRVRPTCKRMKISHQRDGLTNTGELESDSGSDKANSPAGGIPSTSSCLPSPSTPVQSPHPQFPHISSTMNGTSSSPSGNHQSSFANRPRKSSVNGSSATSSG; this is encoded by the exons ATGCATCGAACAACCAGAATCAAGATCACTGAGCTAAATCCCCACCTAATGTGTGTGCTTTGTGGAGGGTACTTCATTGATGCCACAACCATAATAGAATGTCTACATTCCT TCTGTAAAACGTGTATTGTGCGTTACCTGGAGACCAGCAAGTATTGTCCTATCTGTGATGTCCAAGTTCACAAAACCAGACCACTACTGAATATAAg GTCAGATAAAACTCTTCAAGATATTGTATACAAATTAGTTCCAGGGCTTTTCAAAA atgaaatgaagagaagaaggGATTTTTATGCCGCTCATCCTTCAGCTGATG CTGCCAATGGCTCTAACGAAGATAGAGGAGAAGTTGCTGATGAAGATAAGAGAATTATAACTGATGATGAGATAATAAGTTTATCCATTGAATTCTTTGACCAGAACAG ATTGGATCGGAAAATAAACAAGGATAAAGAGAAATCTAAGGAGGAG GTGAATGATAAAAGATATTTACGATGCCCAGCAGCAATGACTGTGATGCACCTAAGAAAGTTTCTCAGAAGTAAAATGGACATACCTAATACTTTCCAG ATTGATGTCATGTATGAAGAGGAACCTTTAAAAGATTACTATACACTAATGGATATTGCCTACATTTATACCTGGAGAAGG AATGGCCCACTTCCTTTGAAATACAGAGTTCGacctacttgtaaaagaatgaagatcAGTCATCAGAGAGATGGACTGACAAACACTGGAGAACTGGAAAGTGACTCTGGGAGTGACAAGGCCAACAGCCCAGCAGGAGGTATCCCCTCCACCTCTTCCTGTTTGCCCAGTCCCAGCACTCCAGTCCAGTCTCCtcaccctcagtttcctcacatttCCAGTACTATGAATGGAACCAGCAGCAGCCCCAGCGGTAACCACCAATCTTCCTTTGCCAATAGACCTCGAAAATCATCAGTAAATGGGTCGTCAGCAACTTCATCTGGTTGA
- the COMMD3 gene encoding COMM domain-containing protein 3, whose product MELSEYVQKGFQMLADPGSFDSNTFTLLLRAAFQSLLDAQADEAVLDHPDLKHIDPVVLKHCHAAAATYILEAGKQRADKSTLSTYLEDCKFDSERIELFWTEYQNNRNSLEILLGSIGRSLPHITDVSWRLEYQIKTNQLDKMYRPAYLVTLNVENTDSRSHPEISFSCSMEQLQDLVGKLKDASKSLERATQL is encoded by the exons ATGGAGCTCTCGGAGTATGTGCAGAAAGGCTTCCAGATGCTGGCCGATCCCGGCTCCTTCGACTCCAACACCTTCACGCTTCTCCTCCGGGCGGCTTTCCAGAGTCTGCTGGACGCCCAGGCGGACGAGGCCGTGTTAG ATCACCCAGACTTGAAACATATCGACCCAGTGGTTTTAAAACATTGTCATGCAGCAGCTGCAACTTACATACTGGAGGCTGGAAAGCAAAGAGCTGACAAATCAACTCTAAG cacttatCTAGAAGACTGTAAATTTGACAGCGAGAGAATAGAATTGTTTTGGACAGAATATCAg AATAATAGGAATTCCCTAGAAATCCTACTGGGAAG TATAGGCAGATCTCTCCCTCATATAACTGATGTTTCTTGGCGTTTGGAATATCAGATAAAG ACCAATCAACTTGATAAGATGTACAGACCTGCATATTTGGTGACCTTAAATGTAGAG aaCACTGACTCCCGATCCCACCCAGAGATtagttttagttgcagcatggaaCAATTACAG GACTTAGTAGGAAAACTTAAAGATGCTTCGAAAAGCCTGGAAAGAGCAACTCAGTTGTAA